AAACAATACCCCAAAAATCGTCGCAATAAACGCTGAATTGATTCCCGTCATCCCCAACTTATACGGCAACCAGCCGATAGGCAGCAGAAACAATGTATAAATCATGATCTGCAAAGTCGTATCAGAATCCTTCAAGCCATTAGCGGGTAAAAGCTTAAAACCTGCTCTTTTGTAGTCTTCGTCCAAAACCCAGGCAATGGCCCAAAAATGCGGGAATTGCCAGAAAAACTGAATCGCAAACAAAATTCCCGGTTCCAGACCGAAATGATTTGTTGCTGCAACCCATCCGATCATTGGAGGAAATGCTCCTGGAAAAGCTCCTACAAATACTGCAATCGGTCCGACTCTTTTCAGGGGAGTATAAACAAAACCGTAAAGTACCAGCGAAAGCAACGAAATTAGTCCGGTGCTCAGATTGAATACCATTACAAAGATCACCAATGACGAAACACCCAGAAAAACAGCCCACAAAGCAGCCTGTTCGCTGGTAATTCTGCCGCTCGGCAATGGCCGGGAAGCAGTTCTTTTCATTAATTTGTCAAAATCCTTTTCCAGGATCTGATTGATAATGTTTGCTGCGCCGGTTATACCAATTGATGCAATTATAAAAAGAATAAGGTCCGCCGTCTTAACATTATCAGAGCCCAGGCAATAACCCATTGCACCAGAAAACGCAATCAGCGAAGCCAATCTGAATTTTAGCAATTCAAATAAAACTCCCAGTCTCTCTCTGATCCTGCCAATTCCTCCTACTCCTTCTTCCGCTGAAATCATTTTACTCAACTATTTACTTCCAAATGGCATACTATCCGATTTGAAAACTCTCTTTGTATTTAAGATATTTTGTTCCATTTACCACCAGCCAAACCACAAATTGAAGGCCTATTAACAGAATGGCAAAAGTCAAATGTAATGGCTGTGCGAAAGGAGGAACTCCCATGTAAGCCATTATAATTCCGGTCGCTATCTCGGCAATGAGTATCCAAAGGCAAGCCTTCGCAACCTTCACAGTTACTGATTCTCTGGCTTCGGATTTAACAATTTTTGCGATCCACCAAATATTCAGCGCGAAAACAACTATTGAAAAAGAGCGGTGGATGTAAAATTTGATCCCCAAAGAGTCTATCCATTCACTCCTTGCACCATAACCCAGCTTCGCAATCACCTCGTCCATTACTTCCCGAACCTGCGTTCCTAACAAAATTTGTAACAACGACAAAGTCATTACAACCAGTCCAATTCTGCTTATTGTCTTCTTGCTATCAGAATTCAATTTCAAGCTACTTTCAGCATACTCTGCCCATGTGTACAGATATAGCAGCATGAAAACAATTACGATAGCCAACAACATGTGTAATGTTACCACTACCGGCAATAACTCAAAGGAGACTACCTTTGCACCGAGCCAGCCCTGTACCCCCACCAATATGAATGCGGCAAGACTGAAAAAAAAAATATGCTTATTCCGGGATTTTAAAAAAGGTGTAGACGCCAGCAGGGTAAGAAAAATCATAATTCCCGTAAAGGCTCCCAGCAGGCGGTTGACATACTCAATCCATGTTTTAACCGGATTGAACTCCACTTCTCCTTTTAATTTAGCACCGTAAAGCTCCTTATAATTCGATGGCAATTGCGATGCTTCTGTCGGGGGCACCCAGCTACCAAAACACCTTGGCCAGTCCGGACATCCCATACCCGCACCTGTACTACGCACCACTCCACCTGCAATAATTAGAAAATAGAGTGTTATGACAGTATTCAAAGCCAATCGCCGGAACAGGCGATTGGCTTTGGAATCAATGCGAGACTTTGAACTGGTCATTGAAGTTTTGTGACTCAATTGCCTTTTCCGTAGCGATCAACTCATTTTCATGAGGGAAATTGGATTCAAGCGTTTGAGAATACGGTATATTTTGAGGAATAAAATCTTCCTTCGCTCCTGGTTTGCTGTAATCGTAAGACCAACGGTATACTGCTGGTATCTCTCCTTCCCAGTTTCCATGTCCCGGAATAATCGGCGCGGTCCATTCAAGGGTATTGGAACGCCATGGGTTTTGAGGTGCTCTACGACCTTTGAAAATGCTGTAAAAGAAATTCCAAAGGAAAATGAACTGTGCAAGGAACGAGAATATCGCTGCCACGGAAATGAACATATTCATATCCATAAACTTATGCGTAAAATCGTAGCTCGTAAACTGGTAGTAACGACGTGGGAAACCGGCGATACCAACGTAGTGCATCGGGATAAATATCAGGTATATACCGATGAATGTTAACCAGAAGTGGATTTGTCCCAATGTCGTGTTCATCATTCGTCCGAACATTTTTGGGAACCAGTGGTAAACTCCGGCAAAAAGTCCGAAGGCCGACGCAGCACCCATTACTAGGTGGAAGTGAGCTACTACAAAATAGGTATCGTGAAGCTGAATATCCAAAGCACTGTTACCAAGGATAATCCCGGTCAAACCACCTGAAACGAACAGGGAAACCAGACCGATCGAAAACAACATACCCGGTGTGAAAACGATATTCCCTTTCCAGAGTGTAGTAATGTAGTTAAAGCCTTTTACCGCAGAAGGAACCGCAATGATCAATGTAAGGAACATAAATACCGATCCCAGGAAAGGATTCATACCTGTTACGAACATATGGTGGGCCCAAACGATAAATGCAAGGAAAGCGATACCTAACATAGACGCGATCATCGCACGGTATCCGAAGATAGGTTTCCGTGAGTTGGTAGCGATAACCTCAGAAGTGATACCCAAACCAGGTAGCAAAACGATGTAAACCTCAGGGTGTCCCAGGAACCAGAACAAATGTTGGAACAAAATAGGGCTACCTCCCACGTTAGGAAGTGCTTCACCATTAATGTAAATATCTGACAGATAGAAGCTTGTTCCGAAATGACGGTCAAAAATCAACAACAATACTGATGACAATAGAACAGGGAAAGAAATAAGACCCAGAACAGCTGTGATCAAAAATGACCAGATCGTCAATGGCAGACGGTCAAATGACATTCCGCGTGTACGCAGGTTGATAACCGTAGTAATGTAGTTGATACCTCCCAATAACTGAGAAACAATAAAGAATGCCATACTTGCCAACCAGAGCGTCATACCCATTCCTGAGCCTGGGTGCGCCTGCGGCAGCGCGCTCAATGGTGGATAAATAACCCAGCCACCAGCGGCGGGACCTGATTGCAGAAACAGGGAAACAAACATGATCACACTGGCAAGGAAGAAGAACCAGTAGGATAGCATATTCATGAAACCTGATGCCATATCACGGGCACCGATCTGCAATGGAATAAGGAAGTTACTGAACGTACCGCTCAACCCGGCAGTCAAAACAAAGAATACCATGATGGTACCGTGCATCGTAACCAATGCCAGGTAAAAGTTAGGATCCAACTTTCCTGAATCACTGATCCACCCACCCAAAATAGGTTTAAGCCATGACAAATTCGAATCTGGCAATCCCAATTGAATACGGAAAATAACGGACATGGAAATACCAATTACAGCCCATAGTATCCCTGTAATCAGATACTGCTTCGCTATAACCTTGTGATCTTCACAAAATATATATTTCTGCCAAAAGTTTTGTGCTTCATGGTGGTGTTCATGCTCAGTTTCGTGGTGGTGAGCTGTTTCCAATCCTTCAATAGCTGACATATACTTTTAATGTATTTAAATTAACAAATTAGCGTAAACTGGTACTTGCTCCTGCACCGCCCGCAGAAGTGGACGAGCTATCAGCTGGAGATGCGGCTTCGGCTGGCACATATTTCATTGCCTTAGCTTTCAAATTCTCAGGTACTTTTGCAAGATACTCCGGATAAGTTTGTAAGAATGTCGCTTGCTCAGCGCACCATTTCTTATACGATGCCTCGTCTTCTACGATCAATCTCATTTTCATAGAAAAGTGCCCTTGTCCGCAAACCTCAGTACAAGCTATTTCGTAGTCAAACTTTGGATCATTGAGCTCTGAGCGCATATCCGCAGTAGTTTTGTCCGGTACAAACCAGAATTTGGTTGGCATACCCGGCACTGCATCCATTTTCACACGCATATGAGGTATAAATACACTATGCAAAACGTCACGTGCGCGAATTTTCAAAAGCACTGGACGGCCTACCGGAATGTGCATTTCGCTAGGATTGGTAAAGTCATCGAATGAATTTTCATCTGACAAATCAATACCTACTTCATTCTGCGCGTCAATCAGCTTGTAGTTGTAATCTCCAAGTTTATTGTCATTAACCCCGGCGTAGCGAACTATCCAGTTAAATTGCTTTCCTGTGATTTCGATAACCTCTGCGTCCCGAGGCGCATCCGATGTAATATCAGACCATGCTTTCCAACCTGTGAAAACAAGCAAAGCCATAACAATTGCCGGAACAATAGTCCAGATCAATTCGAGCTTATGGTTTTCAGGATAAAAAGACGCGCGGTGATTCTTTTTGTGCTGATACTTCCATGCAAAGAAGAAAATAAGGAAGTTAACAAAGATGAACGGAATGGTCAGAATAGCCATTGAGAACCAGAACAGGTCATCTGTTCTTCTGCCGTGTACCGACGATGCTTCCGGTAAAAAGAATTCCCGGGCATGCATGTAAGACCAGGTAATGCTAATCGCACCACCAATAAGAATTACTATAAACATCGCTCCATTCCATTTGTTGCCCGATGGCTCCGCATCTGGAGAATCCGATTTATTGACACTTTTAAGTACAGTCTGAAGTCTGGAAATCACAATACCTGTGAGAACCACGAAAACAAGAGCAACTAATGCGATAATAATATACATAATGATAAACTGGTTTTGCAATTAGGCAATATCGTGATGCAATGATTCCTCCAACATTGGGTGATTTCTTGGTATCAAATTCGCCTTTTCTAACTGACTCGCAATTGAATAACCAAACGCACAAAGGAATATCAGGAAAAATCCCCATTCCAACGGACCAAATCCAGCGCCAGCTCCTACTGAACCCGGCATTATATTGGTATAAAAATCCATATAATGTCCGATGATCACACTCCAGCAAGCAACTTTAAGAATTGAATGCGTAAACTTCGCGTCCCTGGTCATCAATACCAGGAATGGGAAAAAGAAATTCAGAAACAATGTGATAAAGAACGGAGCCTTGTAATATTCTCCATAACCTCTGAAACGCTCGATGAAGTAAAT
The genomic region above belongs to Dyadobacter pollutisoli and contains:
- the cyoE gene encoding heme o synthase: MISAEEGVGGIGRIRERLGVLFELLKFRLASLIAFSGAMGYCLGSDNVKTADLILFIIASIGITGAANIINQILEKDFDKLMKRTASRPLPSGRITSEQAALWAVFLGVSSLVIFVMVFNLSTGLISLLSLVLYGFVYTPLKRVGPIAVFVGAFPGAFPPMIGWVAATNHFGLEPGILFAIQFFWQFPHFWAIAWVLDEDYKRAGFKLLPANGLKDSDTTLQIMIYTLFLLPIGWLPYKLGMTGINSAFIATIFGVLFLAQTFHLMRTCTDKTARQLMFGSFIYLPIVQIAFLLDKL
- a CDS encoding COX15/CtaA family protein encodes the protein MTSSKSRIDSKANRLFRRLALNTVITLYFLIIAGGVVRSTGAGMGCPDWPRCFGSWVPPTEASQLPSNYKELYGAKLKGEVEFNPVKTWIEYVNRLLGAFTGIMIFLTLLASTPFLKSRNKHIFFFSLAAFILVGVQGWLGAKVVSFELLPVVVTLHMLLAIVIVFMLLYLYTWAEYAESSLKLNSDSKKTISRIGLVVMTLSLLQILLGTQVREVMDEVIAKLGYGARSEWIDSLGIKFYIHRSFSIVVFALNIWWIAKIVKSEARESVTVKVAKACLWILIAEIATGIIMAYMGVPPFAQPLHLTFAILLIGLQFVVWLVVNGTKYLKYKESFQIG
- a CDS encoding cytochrome c oxidase subunit I, whose translation is MSAIEGLETAHHHETEHEHHHEAQNFWQKYIFCEDHKVIAKQYLITGILWAVIGISMSVIFRIQLGLPDSNLSWLKPILGGWISDSGKLDPNFYLALVTMHGTIMVFFVLTAGLSGTFSNFLIPLQIGARDMASGFMNMLSYWFFFLASVIMFVSLFLQSGPAAGGWVIYPPLSALPQAHPGSGMGMTLWLASMAFFIVSQLLGGINYITTVINLRTRGMSFDRLPLTIWSFLITAVLGLISFPVLLSSVLLLIFDRHFGTSFYLSDIYINGEALPNVGGSPILFQHLFWFLGHPEVYIVLLPGLGITSEVIATNSRKPIFGYRAMIASMLGIAFLAFIVWAHHMFVTGMNPFLGSVFMFLTLIIAVPSAVKGFNYITTLWKGNIVFTPGMLFSIGLVSLFVSGGLTGIILGNSALDIQLHDTYFVVAHFHLVMGAASAFGLFAGVYHWFPKMFGRMMNTTLGQIHFWLTFIGIYLIFIPMHYVGIAGFPRRYYQFTSYDFTHKFMDMNMFISVAAIFSFLAQFIFLWNFFYSIFKGRRAPQNPWRSNTLEWTAPIIPGHGNWEGEIPAVYRWSYDYSKPGAKEDFIPQNIPYSQTLESNFPHENELIATEKAIESQNFNDQFKVSH
- a CDS encoding cytochrome c oxidase subunit II: MYIIIALVALVFVVLTGIVISRLQTVLKSVNKSDSPDAEPSGNKWNGAMFIVILIGGAISITWSYMHAREFFLPEASSVHGRRTDDLFWFSMAILTIPFIFVNFLIFFFAWKYQHKKNHRASFYPENHKLELIWTIVPAIVMALLVFTGWKAWSDITSDAPRDAEVIEITGKQFNWIVRYAGVNDNKLGDYNYKLIDAQNEVGIDLSDENSFDDFTNPSEMHIPVGRPVLLKIRARDVLHSVFIPHMRVKMDAVPGMPTKFWFVPDKTTADMRSELNDPKFDYEIACTEVCGQGHFSMKMRLIVEDEASYKKWCAEQATFLQTYPEYLAKVPENLKAKAMKYVPAEAASPADSSSTSAGGAGASTSLR